The following proteins are encoded in a genomic region of Helicobacter macacae MIT 99-5501:
- a CDS encoding glucosyltransferase domain-containing protein codes for MPQRKIPQHYAVFKQNLLDFIHTPRFRAIFVFGVCLYLVALFALLRGNAYYLDDWVRSMNRQGFSGFSRYMATFLVEVLNLFDGILDISPLYQLLGICFLTLASMAILYALNGGFSFWGIIALAPLGLSPYFLQNISYRFDCATMSFALLCVCLPFIFRKNLVVFCAASVVCLVFSYLSYQAANSVYIVLCLFFIFVMTVESLSKKHILAFVLSCAGSFVLASGIYKVIFVRKTDINSYASDKMLSFSEMFGGGDICKHKHLFSSLA; via the coding sequence ATGCCACAAAGAAAAATCCCACAACACTATGCAGTTTTTAAGCAAAATCTGCTAGATTTTATTCACACACCACGATTTAGGGCTATTTTTGTTTTTGGTGTCTGTCTATATCTTGTCGCGCTTTTTGCGCTATTGCGAGGGAATGCGTATTATTTAGATGATTGGGTTAGGAGTATGAATCGTCAAGGATTTAGCGGATTTTCTCGCTATATGGCGACATTTTTGGTAGAGGTGCTAAATCTTTTTGATGGGATTTTGGATATTTCCCCGCTTTATCAGCTGCTAGGTATTTGCTTTCTCACTCTTGCGTCTATGGCAATTTTATACGCACTAAATGGTGGCTTTAGTTTTTGGGGAATCATCGCTTTAGCACCGCTTGGGCTAAGTCCATATTTTTTGCAAAATATCTCATATAGATTTGATTGTGCTACGATGAGTTTCGCGCTATTGTGCGTGTGCTTGCCTTTTATCTTTCGCAAAAATCTAGTTGTGTTTTGCGCTGCGAGCGTGGTTTGTCTAGTGTTTTCATACCTAAGCTACCAAGCTGCAAATAGCGTATATATCGTGCTTTGTTTGTTTTTTATCTTTGTGATGACAGTTGAAAGTCTTAGCAAAAAGCATATTTTGGCTTTTGTGCTCTCTTGTGCGGGAAGTTTTGTGCTTGCTAGCGGGATTTACAAAGTGATTTTTGTGCGAAAAACTGATATAAACAGCTATGCTAGCGATAAAATGCTTTCTTTTAGTGAAATGTTCGGGGGGGGGGATATATGCAAACATAAGCACTTATTTTCATCACTTGCTTAG
- a CDS encoding YggS family pyridoxal phosphate-dependent enzyme: MISDFRQNLKSIQDKVQKYSQIYAQKHNIKTHEIKLIAVSKYHSTQEILTLHSLGQCYFGENKVQDLRQKIGEIDSKSLVGKNSIDKNPIKWHFIGTLQRNKINSLLALRPALIHSIDSLPLALAIDEKCLELGITQPALLQVNSANEPSKHGFSLECAKEAFLEIKDRAKNLNLCGIMTIGAHSDDRSKINDSFAITKELYDSLSSAGASVLSMGMSGDFDLAIQNGANMLRIGSALFSTNKQNP, encoded by the coding sequence ATGATAAGCGACTTTAGACAAAACCTAAAATCTATCCAAGACAAAGTCCAAAAATACTCCCAAATCTACGCACAAAAACACAATATAAAAACCCACGAAATAAAGCTAATCGCTGTATCAAAATACCACAGCACGCAAGAGATTTTGACTCTGCACTCTCTAGGGCAATGCTACTTTGGCGAAAACAAAGTCCAAGACTTGAGGCAAAAAATTGGCGAAATAGACTCCAAAAGTCTTGTTGGCAAAAACTCTATTGATAAAAATCCTATCAAATGGCACTTCATCGGCACACTTCAACGCAACAAAATAAACTCCCTCCTTGCACTTCGCCCAGCACTTATCCACTCCATAGACTCCCTACCATTAGCTCTAGCCATAGATGAAAAATGCCTAGAATTAGGCATAACCCAACCTGCGCTATTGCAAGTAAATAGCGCAAATGAGCCTAGCAAGCACGGATTTAGCCTAGAATGTGCTAAAGAAGCTTTTCTAGAAATAAAAGACCGTGCCAAAAATCTCAATCTATGTGGGATAATGACTATCGGTGCGCACAGCGATGATAGAAGCAAGATAAATGATAGCTTTGCAATCACAAAAGAGCTGTATGATAGCCTCTCTAGCGCAGGTGCTAGTGTGCTATCTATGGGTATGAGTGGGGATTTTGACTTAGCGATACAAAACGGGGCAAATATGCTTCGCATAGGCTCGGCACTTTTTTCCACAAATAAGCAAAATCCGTAA
- the pgp3 gene encoding peptidoglycan metallopeptidase Pgp3, translating to MKNIKLYICVFFIASTLAQSIEQNQSTPLQNPKQEKNKDSAKKDTKKTPQNDAQKKEQNNAQSNTPKPQTTTTTPPKSQTPLTSPSAITAQIPHIAYNGTAYIFTTNEANPKSLKFGAKTISWLAHPTKTDTKIALVGVPYRANLGKITLKEGLILEVKAANYKKEQITVTDTSKVRPNAAQQERITRELEEANKIYLTRTKERLWSERFELPLGSVITSHYGNARMFNNEVRSYHAGTDFRALIGTPIKAANDGKIALAKERFLSGKSVVIDHGEGIYSAYFHCSELKVAVGDSVKKGQIIALSGDTGRVSGAHLHFSMMVQGVSVDALHFITTLNALFE from the coding sequence ATGAAAAATATCAAGCTATATATATGCGTGTTTTTTATAGCTAGCACATTAGCCCAAAGCATAGAGCAAAATCAATCCACTCCGCTACAAAATCCAAAACAAGAAAAAAATAAAGATTCTGCCAAAAAAGACACTAAAAAAACTCCCCAAAACGATGCTCAAAAAAAAGAGCAAAATAACGCACAAAGCAATACGCCAAAACCACAAACTACCACAACCACACCACCCAAAAGCCAAACACCACTTACTTCCCCTAGTGCTATCACAGCACAAATCCCGCATATCGCTTATAATGGCACGGCATATATTTTCACTACAAATGAGGCAAATCCAAAGTCGCTAAAATTTGGCGCAAAAACGATTTCTTGGCTAGCACACCCCACAAAGACAGATACAAAAATCGCACTTGTGGGCGTGCCATATCGCGCAAATCTTGGCAAAATCACTCTAAAAGAGGGGCTTATTTTGGAAGTAAAAGCTGCCAACTACAAAAAAGAGCAAATTACAGTTACAGATACTTCAAAAGTCCGTCCAAACGCAGCACAGCAGGAGAGAATAACGCGTGAGCTAGAGGAAGCAAACAAAATCTACCTAACGCGCACAAAAGAGCGACTATGGAGTGAGAGATTTGAGCTACCACTAGGGAGCGTGATAACAAGCCACTATGGCAATGCTAGAATGTTTAACAACGAGGTAAGGAGCTACCACGCAGGCACGGATTTTCGCGCACTTATTGGCACACCCATAAAAGCAGCAAATGATGGCAAAATAGCACTTGCAAAGGAGAGATTTCTATCGGGCAAAAGCGTAGTCATCGACCACGGAGAGGGGATTTATAGCGCTTATTTTCACTGCAGTGAGCTAAAAGTCGCAGTGGGCGATAGCGTAAAAAAGGGACAAATAATCGCGCTAAGTGGCGATACAGGGCGCGTTAGCGGTGCGCATCTGCATTTCTCTATGATGGTGCAGGGAGTGAGTGTAGATGCACTGCATTTTATCACTACTCTAAACGCACTATTTGAGTGA
- a CDS encoding autotransporter outer membrane beta-barrel domain-containing protein translates to MYKCFEAQTRERERESSSRLISSPSIASGHNVSSPSRSTSGARGWVDTTSALQVKLTTANSANISVTNNTNSNVSVIASERSERCKTRRSRSFFSDDESFHAFSNAKDTHPQTPSAKERVFKKQSHHHLSAKILLAKVAIISGLFCQALVATDFTGSMSASELQNRLQSDNDKTYNFGTTNAKLSVGAGTVSKTFTTYSSLNFLNTSASSTTFDFTGVGYSSIVLSGGTSIGGLILKGSFSGGVSVSGGASVGGEGISLNDTSNISSLTIGGAGSFVSKIRSSGTVNYNDQTKNATLTGFGKIGTLTVGTAGVFSPYLGSTYLRADITNLNIHSISLTINASSTAWNSVPRTDALKGQHITISNSTGAIGDRIKIGDGSIYLSIGPNAQAGSWYNYQYLVLTNDGNTYNPNYKIGYSSITAAPGVSIKEGETGFILEADVATSYGAGVYRSLALSYMRRQAMTQNILDTMTTKTFHSDRYYNQEVELRLIQYDMSRLTNRSSKFAKQTRKNQVKIDKMRDKLAKLTLEQSKGQNLDKGYNNFEVIDQLDVMFIPYTGRRDWRVFALPYAVHSFVDMGAKSSAIEYAGGALVGLQRNLKASGIVGAYMGYEFSHADTTLAGAPATVQTNSIQAGLNYFKTFAITSKIWEGFIKATIRGGADLPQFRFEAGGKTNKIDSDSKNSSVPLMYSVGAEVRGGFTFYYFKRNSYLSPEVGLSYDMLSSFPMKFMKPVIPIDGVDFMPLGANEYYNSIYWHLPQLSAAVRYYKMWGNKFRTNLKVGVKYNIINGKQASFRIGESEDFKNTGKITLPAVYGNLALDFIWMIKKNHELSFGYDGLFYASTFAKEKNAQGQSVKTDDWFNGVTTTLNLKYAYWFGGTDYVKDKDGNAISRSALENSQKKSKPKKPKKSKKKIYYIDE, encoded by the coding sequence ATGTATAAGTGCTTTGAGGCACAAACGAGAGAGAGAGAGAGAGAGAGTAGTTCACGCTTAATCAGTTCCCCCTCCATTGCGAGTGGGCATAATGTTAGTTCCCCCTCCCGCAGCACGAGTGGGGCTAGGGGGTGGGTAGATACCACTTCCGCACTTCAAGTAAAGCTAACAACTGCCAATAGTGCGAATATTTCCGTTACCAACAATACAAATTCAAATGTTTCCGTCATTGCGAGCGAACGAAGTGAGCGTTGCAAAACAAGGCGAAGCCGAAGTTTCTTTAGTGATGACGAATCTTTCCACGCTTTTTCTAATGCAAAAGATACCCACCCCCAAACCCCCTCCGCAAAGGAAAGGGTTTTTAAAAAACAAAGCCACCACCACTTAAGCGCAAAAATACTCCTAGCCAAAGTAGCAATCATATCGGGGCTTTTTTGTCAAGCACTTGTAGCAACTGATTTCACAGGCTCTATGAGTGCTAGCGAACTACAAAACAGGCTTCAATCCGACAATGATAAAACTTACAATTTTGGCACGACAAACGCCAAATTATCTGTGGGTGCAGGCACTGTATCAAAAACTTTTACCACTTATTCATCGCTAAATTTTCTAAACACCTCTGCTTCTAGCACGACTTTTGACTTTACGGGTGTTGGCTATTCATCGATAGTTTTAAGTGGTGGCACTAGTATAGGAGGGCTTATTTTAAAAGGTAGTTTTAGTGGTGGTGTAAGCGTGAGTGGTGGGGCAAGTGTAGGTGGTGAGGGAATATCTTTAAACGATACCTCAAATATATCATCACTCACTATCGGTGGTGCAGGGAGTTTTGTAAGTAAAATACGAAGTAGTGGGACTGTTAATTATAATGACCAAACAAAAAATGCTACTCTTACAGGTTTTGGCAAAATAGGCACACTTACTGTGGGAACAGCAGGCGTGTTTTCTCCTTATTTAGGAAGCACATATTTAAGGGCAGATATAACCAATCTCAACATTCACTCTATATCTCTTACCATAAATGCTAGTTCTACTGCTTGGAATAGCGTGCCTAGAACCGATGCATTAAAAGGGCAACACATTACTATATCTAATTCGACAGGGGCGATTGGCGATAGGATAAAGATAGGAGATGGCTCTATATATCTCTCCATTGGACCAAATGCACAGGCAGGCTCGTGGTATAACTACCAATACCTTGTGCTAACAAACGATGGCAACACCTATAACCCAAACTATAAAATAGGATACAGTAGCATAACAGCTGCGCCCGGTGTGTCAATCAAAGAGGGGGAGACAGGATTTATCCTAGAAGCTGATGTCGCTACTAGCTACGGCGCGGGTGTGTATCGCTCTCTAGCCCTAAGCTATATGCGCCGTCAAGCGATGACACAAAATATCCTAGATACGATGACGACAAAGACATTTCATAGCGATAGATACTACAACCAAGAAGTAGAGCTAAGGCTAATCCAATACGATATGTCTAGGCTAACCAACCGTAGCTCTAAGTTTGCTAAGCAAACTCGCAAAAATCAAGTAAAAATCGACAAAATGCGTGATAAGCTAGCCAAGCTAACCCTAGAGCAGTCCAAAGGACAAAATCTAGACAAAGGATATAACAACTTTGAAGTCATAGACCAACTTGATGTAATGTTTATCCCCTATACGGGTAGGCGAGATTGGCGAGTTTTTGCACTTCCTTATGCTGTGCATAGCTTCGTAGATATGGGTGCAAAAAGCTCCGCCATAGAATACGCAGGTGGTGCATTGGTAGGATTGCAAAGAAATTTGAAGGCAAGCGGAATCGTTGGTGCGTATATGGGGTATGAATTTTCTCACGCAGATACTACCCTAGCTGGCGCACCTGCCACAGTGCAGACAAATAGTATCCAAGCAGGGCTAAACTATTTTAAAACCTTTGCGATTACTTCTAAAATATGGGAGGGGTTTATCAAAGCAACTATTCGTGGTGGAGCGGATTTGCCACAATTTAGATTTGAAGCGGGCGGAAAAACAAACAAAATAGACTCCGACTCAAAAAACTCTAGCGTGCCACTAATGTATAGCGTAGGCGCGGAAGTGCGCGGTGGTTTTACATTTTATTACTTCAAGCGAAATAGCTACCTAAGTCCTGAAGTCGGGCTAAGCTATGATATGCTATCTAGTTTTCCTATGAAATTTATGAAGCCTGTTATTCCAATTGATGGGGTAGATTTTATGCCTTTGGGAGCAAATGAATATTACAATTCTATCTATTGGCATTTGCCACAATTAAGCGCAGCTGTGCGATACTACAAAATGTGGGGAAATAAGTTTCGCACAAATTTGAAAGTGGGCGTGAAGTATAATATCATAAATGGCAAACAAGCAAGTTTTAGGATTGGCGAAAGTGAAGACTTTAAAAACACGGGCAAAATAACCCTGCCTGCAGTGTATGGGAATCTAGCACTTGATTTTATTTGGATGATAAAGAAAAATCACGAGCTAAGCTTTGGCTATGATGGGCTTTTCTATGCTAGCACTTTTGCCAAAGAAAAAAACGCTCAAGGACAAAGCGTAAAAACAGATGATTGGTTTAATGGCGTAACTACGACTTTGAATCTCAAATACGCGTATTGGTTTGGTGGCACGGACTATGTCAAAGACAAAGACGGCAATGCTATCTCTCGCTCCGCACTTGAGAACTCACAAAAGAAATCTAAGCCAAAGAAGCCTAAAAAGTCCAAGAAAAAAATCTACTATATTGATGAATAA
- a CDS encoding HU family DNA-binding protein, whose product MNKAEFVELVKEAGKFSSKKGAEDAVNAFVAAVEKALSKKKPVELVGFGKFEATVQKGKTGKVPGSNKTYTTKDKYVPKFKPGKSLKDLVAKAK is encoded by the coding sequence ATGAATAAAGCAGAGTTTGTAGAACTTGTAAAAGAAGCTGGCAAGTTTTCAAGCAAAAAAGGTGCAGAGGACGCAGTAAACGCTTTTGTAGCAGCTGTGGAAAAAGCACTTAGCAAGAAAAAGCCTGTTGAGCTAGTTGGCTTTGGCAAATTTGAAGCCACAGTGCAAAAAGGCAAAACTGGTAAAGTTCCCGGCAGCAACAAAACTTACACAACTAAGGACAAATATGTTCCTAAGTTTAAGCCCGGTAAGAGCTTGAAAGACCTAGTAGCTAAGGCTAAATAA
- a CDS encoding acyltransferase yields the protein MRILKSEIVDITHGKGFCIVKPLNLYGCHFGDNCFVGPFVEIQNEVTIGHNCRIQSHSFICSLSIIGDNCFIGHSVAFVNDLFREGKPSADKNKWRGASVGNNVSIGSNATILPVKICDNVVIGAGSVVTKDITKSGIYAGNPAKKIRDL from the coding sequence ATGCGGATTTTGAAAAGCGAGATTGTAGATATTACACACGGGAAAGGGTTTTGCATAGTAAAGCCACTAAATCTTTATGGCTGTCATTTTGGGGATAACTGCTTTGTGGGTCCATTTGTAGAAATCCAAAACGAAGTAACTATCGGGCATAATTGCCGTATCCAAAGCCACAGCTTCATCTGCTCGCTTAGCATTATCGGGGATAATTGCTTCATCGGGCATAGTGTGGCGTTTGTAAATGATTTGTTTAGAGAGGGTAAGCCAAGTGCTGATAAAAACAAATGGCGTGGCGCAAGTGTAGGAAATAATGTAAGTATCGGAAGTAATGCTACGATTTTGCCTGTGAAAATCTGTGATAATGTCGTAATCGGCGCGGGAAGCGTGGTAACCAAAGACATAACCAAAAGTGGAATCTATGCAGGCAACCCTGCCAAAAAAATCCGTGATTTGTAA
- a CDS encoding MFS transporter, with product MQNSKNLSTTAASQSTTSQSGTSQDKADSTPATNQLSKQAKIRSIIAASSGNLVEWFDFYIYAFSAVYFAHTFSTSDNPTIQQINAFGIFALGFFMRPIGSWLFGSLADKIGRKSSMVISVVLMALGSFMIAALPSKDSVGEFAVILLLIARLIQGISVGGEYGIAATYLSELASEGKRGFYSSFQYVTLIGGQLLAVASISIMLYFYTEAEMKEWAWRILFVIGGVLALGSLFVRSIMQESAQDLEKHEDRGTLKALLQSWKPFLLVVGITSGGSLAFYTITTYTKTFMINSAHISTTTSNHIMLYALFLLMCMQPLFGLLGDKIGHKRSLIIFATLAMCGIYPLFMLLGSTQVSANPYYAFGVIVALFVILSFYTSVAGIFKAKLFPMHIRALGTGFGYAIPNAIFGGSAQYVALNFKNAGVENGFFIYVTIMMALVLIVASLLPKKGIIN from the coding sequence ATGCAAAACTCTAAAAACCTATCCACTACTGCCGCTTCGCAAAGCACTACTTCGCAGAGTGGCACTTCACAAGACAAAGCAGATTCTACACCCGCTACGAACCAACTATCAAAGCAAGCCAAAATCCGCTCTATCATCGCAGCAAGTAGTGGAAATCTCGTAGAATGGTTTGACTTCTATATTTATGCCTTTAGCGCAGTGTATTTTGCGCATACATTTTCTACTTCGGATAATCCCACGATTCAGCAGATAAACGCGTTTGGGATTTTCGCGCTTGGGTTTTTTATGCGTCCGATTGGCTCTTGGCTCTTTGGCTCTCTAGCGGATAAAATCGGGCGTAAGTCATCTATGGTGATTTCGGTAGTGCTTATGGCACTAGGCTCTTTTATGATAGCAGCTCTGCCTAGCAAAGATAGCGTGGGGGAATTTGCCGTGATACTTTTGCTTATAGCGCGACTTATTCAGGGCATAAGCGTGGGTGGCGAGTATGGCATAGCAGCGACTTATCTTAGCGAGCTAGCAAGCGAGGGAAAGCGCGGATTTTACTCATCTTTTCAGTATGTTACACTCATCGGTGGGCAGCTTTTGGCAGTGGCAAGTATCAGTATAATGCTATATTTTTACACCGAAGCAGAGATGAAAGAGTGGGCTTGGAGGATTTTGTTTGTCATAGGTGGGGTTTTGGCACTAGGTTCGCTTTTTGTAAGAAGCATTATGCAAGAGAGTGCGCAGGATTTAGAGAAGCACGAGGATAGAGGCACGCTAAAAGCACTACTTCAAAGCTGGAAGCCCTTTTTGCTCGTGGTGGGAATCACTTCGGGTGGCTCTCTAGCGTTTTATACTATCACAACTTATACAAAGACTTTTATGATAAATTCTGCGCATATCAGCACGACTACTTCAAATCATATTATGCTTTACGCGCTATTTTTGCTTATGTGTATGCAGCCACTTTTTGGGCTACTAGGGGACAAAATCGGGCATAAACGGTCTCTCATCATCTTTGCTACCCTAGCAATGTGTGGAATCTACCCGCTATTTATGTTGCTAGGAAGCACGCAAGTGAGTGCAAATCCATACTATGCCTTTGGCGTGATAGTCGCACTTTTTGTGATACTTAGTTTTTATACTTCAGTGGCTGGAATCTTTAAAGCAAAGCTATTTCCTATGCACATTCGTGCGCTTGGCACGGGGTTTGGCTATGCGATACCAAATGCGATTTTTGGTGGCTCTGCGCAATATGTCGCGCTAAATTTCAAAAACGCAGGTGTGGAGAATGGATTTTTTATCTATGTAACAATAATGATGGCACTCGTGCTAATCGTAGCTAGCCTACTACCCAAAAAGGGAATAATCAACTAG
- a CDS encoding N-6 DNA methylase produces the protein MDSTKNTDFDTLQPLLKCFDYLKPYYIDTLDVIGVMLEMILLKIKKPKQYSSLLSSVNKTKASNKLLEVLKTTLKEPKYTTLLLTQESKINPIKILRFIEQSHISKISNELIEEFLHLITQKKTSNKLYFYSTPSEINRLLVGILDIKDNDEVYNPCYGMGSVFLCLPSKKIKLYGEELDSKLSYLARLIASISGIEETHLGVGDILENPLFRVQKNTQNTKQNANQSKNSTIDSQDFDFMKFDKILCNPPLNAQMSTENLKDDMRFREMGILAKSYPELVFLVHSLAHLKQKGVFIVRNQTLLKSSLEGKLRSYLCQNGLIEAIIELPKNIFPHQNYDFSVIVVSKGNKEILHINANNEHFFAKDGKYNRLKNIERLLEIYHYKKLTPHSALTPLEKISPKDLRAQSYINLRLVPPTPLPITAKTKKLAKDFSLQDLGVEIFRGQRVQGTSQDEPIEFYDIGIADFAICGFTQSFEAKKDKGNAAKIYKYRIKPYDILLSLRGVSPKIAIVGQNAFAKKEVLQKDGVSISSINMIPSVVNAGIIVLRAPSKQVAIGLYCYFFSTQGEEALSRLYKTSTDVAIDTQSLHSLRVPSDYDKGSMDKIARLDNAKERIYAIEWEIQGIKDGK, from the coding sequence ATGGATTCTACAAAAAATACAGATTTTGATACATTGCAGCCACTTTTAAAATGCTTTGACTATCTAAAGCCTTATTATATCGACACACTTGATGTTATAGGTGTTATGCTTGAGATGATTTTGCTAAAAATCAAAAAGCCAAAACAATACTCTAGCCTACTCTCATCTGTCAATAAAACAAAAGCTAGCAATAAACTACTTGAAGTGCTAAAAACTACCCTAAAAGAACCTAAATACACTACCTTACTACTCACACAAGAATCCAAAATAAACCCTATAAAGATTTTGCGATTTATTGAGCAAAGCCACATATCAAAGATTTCAAATGAGTTAATTGAGGAGTTTTTGCACCTTATCACACAGAAAAAAACCTCTAATAAGCTGTATTTCTACTCCACGCCTAGCGAGATAAATCGTCTTTTGGTAGGGATTTTGGATATAAAAGATAATGATGAAGTGTATAACCCCTGCTATGGAATGGGAAGTGTGTTTTTGTGCTTGCCAAGCAAAAAAATAAAACTATATGGCGAGGAGCTAGATTCTAAACTTTCTTATCTTGCTAGGCTTATTGCGAGCATTAGCGGGATAGAGGAGACACATTTGGGTGTGGGCGATATTTTGGAAAATCCACTCTTTAGAGTCCAAAAAAACACACAAAACACAAAACAAAACGCTAACCAAAGTAAAAATTCCACGATAGATTCACAAGATTTTGACTTTATGAAGTTTGACAAAATCCTTTGCAATCCACCGCTAAACGCACAAATGAGCACTGAAAATTTAAAAGATGATATGAGGTTTAGGGAAATGGGAATACTAGCAAAATCCTATCCCGAGCTAGTGTTTTTGGTGCACTCTCTTGCTCACCTAAAGCAAAAAGGCGTTTTTATCGTGCGTAATCAAACATTGCTAAAATCCTCGCTAGAGGGCAAGCTACGCTCCTATCTGTGTCAAAATGGACTTATAGAAGCTATAATCGAGCTACCCAAAAATATTTTTCCTCATCAAAATTATGATTTTTCTGTGATTGTTGTCTCTAAAGGCAACAAAGAGATTTTGCATATAAACGCAAATAACGAGCATTTTTTTGCCAAAGACGGCAAGTATAATCGCCTAAAAAATATCGAAAGACTTCTAGAAATCTATCACTACAAAAAGCTAACTCCACATTCTGCGCTAACTCCGCTTGAGAAAATCTCTCCAAAAGACTTGCGAGCCCAAAGCTACATAAACTTGCGACTTGTGCCACCTACCCCACTACCAATCACTGCCAAAACAAAAAAACTTGCCAAAGATTTTAGCTTGCAAGATTTGGGTGTAGAGATATTTCGCGGGCAAAGAGTGCAAGGCACAAGCCAAGATGAGCCTATTGAGTTTTATGACATAGGCATAGCAGATTTTGCTATCTGTGGCTTTACGCAAAGCTTTGAAGCAAAAAAAGACAAAGGCAACGCTGCCAAAATCTATAAATACCGCATAAAGCCTTATGATATTTTGCTATCTTTGCGAGGGGTAAGCCCCAAAATCGCCATAGTAGGACAAAACGCGTTTGCCAAAAAAGAAGTCTTACAAAAAGATGGGGTTAGCATCTCTAGCATAAATATGATTCCAAGCGTGGTAAATGCTGGAATCATCGTGCTTCGAGCTCCTAGCAAGCAAGTAGCTATCGGGCTTTATTGTTATTTTTTCTCCACACAGGGCGAGGAAGCATTATCACGGCTTTACAAAACAAGCACCGATGTCGCGATAGACACCCAAAGCCTGCACTCTTTGCGCGTGCCAAGCGACTATGACAAAGGCTCTATGGATAAAATCGCTAGACTTGATAATGCAAAAGAGAGAATCTATGCAATAGAGTGGGAAATACAAGGCATAAAAGATGGCAAATAA
- a CDS encoding phosphomannomutase/phosphoglucomutase, with translation MSKNANQKVDMNIFREYDIRGIYGESLTKEVVQHIGLLLGKRILASASKTVAIGYDARTHSPTLYEWLKDGFISSGVEVYFMGMIPTPVAYFATFASEKIDKKANITSSVMITGSHNPPQYNGFKITIDRKPFYGEDIRNLGAELAQSELKALDTAQNQAKNLDALKNYEDFLVEHFARLEDFPYQIVLDYGNGVGALGLENVLSRLKIKHTSLYEKPDGTFPNHHPDPSEEKNLADIIKYMKENSTSIGIAFDGDADRIALMTQNHLYKGDEMAILFAREIAKITPNPTIIGEVKCSQIMYDEINSLGTAIMYKTGHSNLKVKLKELNAQMAAEMSGHLFFNDRYFGYDDALYAALRSLELFAMHTPSEVESSIKSLPKLYSTDEEKISTTEEEKFAKIANLKAKLEAIARDSRDITIHTESHRRFPRIYDIIDIDGVRVVFENGWALVRASNTTPVLVTRFEAKSKEELEQYQNAIFSVLREC, from the coding sequence ATGAGTAAAAATGCAAACCAAAAAGTAGATATGAATATCTTTAGAGAATATGACATTCGCGGGATTTATGGAGAAAGCCTCACAAAAGAAGTCGTGCAGCATATAGGACTTTTGCTTGGCAAGCGCATACTTGCTAGCGCAAGCAAGACAGTCGCCATAGGATATGATGCACGCACGCACTCCCCCACGCTGTATGAATGGCTAAAAGATGGCTTTATCTCAAGTGGTGTGGAAGTGTATTTTATGGGTATGATTCCCACGCCTGTGGCGTATTTCGCCACATTTGCGAGCGAAAAAATAGACAAAAAAGCAAATATCACAAGCTCTGTGATGATAACAGGTAGCCACAATCCGCCACAATATAATGGATTTAAAATCACTATTGATAGAAAGCCTTTTTATGGAGAGGATATAAGAAATCTGGGCGCAGAGCTAGCACAAAGCGAGCTAAAAGCACTAGACACAGCGCAAAATCAAGCCAAAAATCTAGACGCGCTAAAAAACTATGAGGATTTTTTGGTGGAGCATTTTGCGCGATTGGAGGATTTCCCTTACCAAATCGTGCTTGACTATGGTAATGGCGTGGGTGCGCTCGGGCTAGAAAATGTGCTATCTCGCCTAAAAATAAAGCATACAAGCCTATATGAAAAGCCTGATGGCACATTCCCTAACCACCACCCCGACCCAAGCGAAGAAAAAAACCTCGCTGATATTATCAAGTATATGAAAGAAAATAGCACGTCTATTGGAATCGCTTTTGACGGAGATGCGGATAGAATCGCGCTGATGACGCAAAATCATCTCTACAAAGGCGATGAAATGGCGATACTATTTGCACGAGAAATCGCCAAAATCACGCCAAATCCAACTATCATAGGCGAAGTAAAATGCTCTCAAATAATGTATGATGAGATAAATTCTCTAGGCACAGCCATAATGTATAAGACAGGGCATAGCAATCTAAAAGTAAAACTAAAAGAACTAAATGCGCAAATGGCAGCAGAAATGAGTGGGCATTTGTTTTTTAATGATAGGTATTTTGGCTATGATGATGCGCTATATGCGGCATTGCGCTCGCTAGAGCTATTTGCAATGCACACACCTAGTGAAGTAGAATCTAGCATAAAATCCCTACCCAAACTCTACTCCACTGATGAGGAAAAAATCTCAACCACAGAGGAAGAAAAATTTGCCAAAATAGCAAATCTAAAGGCAAAGCTAGAAGCCATAGCGCGAGATAGTAGAGATATAACCATACATACAGAATCTCATCGCAGATTCCCAAGAATTTATGATATTATCGACATTGACGGGGTAAGAGTGGTGTTTGAAAACGGCTGGGCTTTGGTAAGGGCTAGCAACACCACGCCCGTGCTTGTAACGAGGTTTGAAGCAAAATCAAAAGAGGAACTAGAGCAATATCAAAATGCGATATTTTCTGTGCTAAGAGAATGCTAA